The genomic region CACTTGTGCTGGGCATAACCCGCCGTTGCTGTATCGCGCCGCTACAGGCCAGATCGAGCAATTGCGCACACCTGGCATTGCCTTAGGTGTAATCGATGACGCAGTTTTAGGCGAAGCCGAGACGATTATTGAATTAGGCGATGTTTTAGTCTGTTATACCGATGGCGTAACCGAGGCAGTTGATAGTACAATGGATGAGTGGGGCGTGCCACGCCTGATGGAGACGATTCATCAGACCGCCCACAGCGATGCAGCCACAATGCTGCATACAATTAGTAGTCGCCTTGCGGCGCATACTGGCGATTTACCAGCGTTCGATGACCTTACTTTAGTGGTAATCAAACGGCTGGCCGATGCCAATCAACCTGTTTGAGGAATTTGATCGTGCGTCTCCTAAATAAACATGTGATCATCACTGGTGGCTCCAGCGGCATTGGCTTTGCTACAGCCCAACGCATGTTGGCTCGCGGAGCCTCGGTTTCGTTGATCGCTCGCAATCGGATTCGATTGGTCGAGGCTGCCGAACGCTTGCAACCCTTGATCAATCGGGCTGGACAGCGGATCGAAATTGCCACTGCCGATGTGCGAGTTCGCCATGATGTCAGTCAAGCCATCGCCGATCTGATTCAACGGGCTGGCCCATGTGATGTGCTAATCGCCGCCGCTGGTGGCGCACAAGCTGGACCATTTCAACAACTTGATGATCAGGTTTTTCGTGATCTGATGGATTTGAATTATTTTGGGACGCTGCACGCAATTCGCGCAGTTGTGCCGCATATGCAAAATCGCCGGGTTGGCTCGATTGTCGCGATTTCATCGGTAGCTGGTTTGGTTGGAGCCTTTGGCTATAGCGCCTACACTCCCGCCAAATTCGCGATTCGTGGGCTGATGGAAGTCTTGCGCCAAGAACTA from Herpetosiphon gulosus harbors:
- a CDS encoding SDR family oxidoreductase, giving the protein MRLLNKHVIITGGSSGIGFATAQRMLARGASVSLIARNRIRLVEAAERLQPLINRAGQRIEIATADVRVRHDVSQAIADLIQRAGPCDVLIAAAGGAQAGPFQQLDDQVFRDLMDLNYFGTLHAIRAVVPHMQNRRVGSIVAISSVAGLVGAFGYSAYTPAKFAIRGLMEVLRQELKAYNITASVVYPSDIQTEVGQPSSNGDGSVSYQQPINADRIAQAIVRGILKRRFIITADAQSSWLVRVGNLAAPILNRFFVRPVKRSQQQPKPHEDNTPPTGLV